Proteins co-encoded in one Pieris napi chromosome 10, ilPieNapi1.2, whole genome shotgun sequence genomic window:
- the LOC125053080 gene encoding DNA-directed RNA polymerase III subunit RPC2 translates to MGELLNQKEWDSGKGLREPVKCLEDKWKLVPSFLQVKGLVKQHIDSFNYFINVEIKKIVQANEKIFCDSDPLFYLKYLNAYVGTPDLEEGFNVTKATTPHECRLRDLTYSAPITVDIEYIRGNQRVIKNKQLIGRMPLMLRSSNCVLTNKSDYELSQLNECPHDPGGYFIIRGQEKVILIQEQLSRNRMIVDEFKGAIQCQVTSSTHEKKTRTNVIVKNGKYVLRHNALSEDIPIAIAFKAMGICSDQEIIQLIGTDDNTLKKMAPCIMDCHNLKIFTQQQALTYIGQKCKTKRFPSSMSKMRTPIDEARDLLATTILAHVTVENFNFYVKAIYLAIMVKRVIEAESNKSAIDDPDYYGNKRLELAGSLLALMFEDLFKRFNWELKNIAEKIIPKVKAAPFDIVKHMRPDLITNGLFTAISTGNWTIKRFKMERHGVTQVLSRLSYISALGMMTRVNSQFEKTRKVSGPRSLQPSQWGMLCPSDTPEGEGCGLVKNLALMTHITTECSTEPIARLACNAGVEDVRLLGGEEINNPANYMVFLNGNILGVTRHYKKLIKIFRMFRRRGLISSFVSIYPNHNQRTVYICSDGGRLCRPYIIVERGFPLVKQHHINELTRGLKKFQDFLKDGLIEYLDVNEENDSHIATVELEIDPYVTTHLEIEPFTILGVCAGLVPYPHHNQSPRNTYQCAMGKQAMGTIGYNQKNRIDSLMYNLVYPQCPMVKTRTIELTNFDKLPAGQNATVAVMSYSGYDIEDALILNRASIDRGYGRCLVYKNAKTTMKRYSNQTSDRILGPSRDANTGKVIKAHDILDTDGIAAPGEMVENRQVLINKQMPPATLNPISQGQPQQIDYKDVPITYKGPVESYIEKVMVSSNSEDAFLIKILLRQTRVPEIGDKFSSRHGQKGVTGLIVQQEDMPFNDRGICPDMIMNPHGFPSRMTVGKTIELLAGKAGLMEGKFHYGTAFGGSKVRDVCQELEKHGYNYHGKDIFYSGVTGEPLEAYIYSGPVYYQKLKHMVQDKMHARARGPRAVLTRQPTEGRSRDGGLRLGEMERDCLIGYGASMLLMERLMFASDAFSASICGACGRLASRAWCHACRSSGAVAAVEMPYACKLLFQELASMNIVPRLTLKRYC, encoded by the exons ATGGGTGAATTATTAAACCAGAAGGAGTGGGATAGTGGAAAAGGTTTACGTGAGCCTGTAAAATGCTTAGAG GATAAATGGAAATTGGTGCCTTCATTCTTGCAAGTGAAAGGCTTAGTGAAGCAACATATTGAttcttttaattactttataaatgttgaaattaaaaaaattgttcaagccaatgaaaaaatattctgtGACTCAGATCCACTATTTtacctaaaatatttaaatgcttATGTGGGAACTCCCGATTTAGAAGAAGGTTTTAATGTTACTAAAGCTACCACTCCTCATGAATGCCGTCTAAGGGATTTAACTTATTCAGCACCAATAACTGTTGACATTGAATACATAAGAGGCAATCAacgtgttattaaaaataagcagCTTATTGGAag gatgCCTTTAATGTTAAGGTCTTCAAATTGTGTCTTAACAAACAAATCAGACTATGAATTATCTCAACTTAATGAATGTCCACATGATCCTGGTggctattttattattagag GCCAAGAAAAAGTGATATTGATACAAGAACAGTTATCACGAAACAGAATGATTGTTGATGAATTTAAGGGTGCTATTCAATGTCAGGTTACCAGTTCTACACATGAAAAGAAAACAAGGACaaatgttattgtaaaaaatggCAAATATGTTTTAAGGCACAATGCATTATCTgag gATATACCAATAGCCATAGCCTTCAAAGCCATGGGAATATGTAGTGATCAAGAAATTATACAACTTATAGGAACAGATGATAATACTTTAAAGAAAATGGCGCCATGTATTATGGAttgtcataatttaaaaatatttactcaaCAACAGGCACTTACTTACATTGGCCAAAAATGTAAGACTAAAAG ATTTCCATCGAGCATGTCAAAAATGAGAACACCAATCGACGAAGCTCGTGACCTTCTTGCCACTACAATATTAGCTCACGTTACTGTGgaaaattttaacttttacgTAAAAGCGATATACTTGGCTATAATGGTGAAGCGAGTTATCGAGGCAGAATCGAATAAATCGGCAATCGATGACCCAGATTATTACGGAAATAAGCGATTAGAATTAGCTGGATCTCTATTAGCGCTTATGTTCGAGGATTTGTTCAAAAGATTCAATTGGGAGCTAAAGAATATAGCAGAGAAGATTATACCAAAAGTCAAAGCGGCACCGTTCGATATCGTCAAACACATGAGGCCTGATTTGATAACAAACGGACTGTTCACTGCTATATCAAct ggtAATTGGACGATTAAGCGTTTCAAAATGGAGAGGCATGGGGTGACGCAAGTTTTGAGTCGCCTCAGTTATATCTCTGCCTTAGGGATGATGACTAGGGTTAACTCTCAGTTTGAGAAGACTCGCAAAGTTTCGGGTCCTAGATCCTTACAACCATCTCAATGGGGTATGTTGTGCCCTTCTGATACCCCTGAAGGGGAGGGTTGTGGATTAGTAAAGAATTTGGCCCTTATGACTCATATCACGACGGAATGTTCCACGGAGCCCATTGCCCGTTTGGCTTGCAATGCGGGGGTGGAAGATGTCAGACTTTTGGGTGGCGAAGAAATTAATAACCCCGCTAACTATATGGTGTTTCTTAATG GTAATATATTGGGCGTGACACGACATTACAAGAAGCTGATAAAGATATTCCGAATGTTCAGACGGCGAGGGCTCATATCGTCCTTCGTGTCAATATACCCCAATCACAACCAACGAACAGTGTACATTTGCAGTGATGGCGGTCGTTTATGCCGACCGTACATCATAGTAGAGCGAGGCTTTCCTCTAGTCAAACAGCACCACATTAACGAGCTAACAAGAGGGCTAAAGAAGTTCCAAGATTTTCTGAAAGACGGTCTCATTGAATACCTAGATGTGAATGAAGAAAATGATAGTCATATAGCTACTGTGGAATTAGAAATTGACCCATACGTTACGACGCACCTTGAAATTGAGCCGTTTACGATACTTGGGGTTTGTGCGGGATTAGTACCGTACCCACATCACAATCAAAGTCCTAGGAATACTTATCAATGCGCTATGGGAAAGCAAGCTATGG gTACTATAGGCTATAATCAAAAGAACAGGATAGATTCACTAATGTACAATTTAGTATATCCCCAATGTCCAATGGTTAAAACGAGAACAATAGAGTTGACCAACTTCGATAAATTACCGGCCGGACAGAACGCTACAGTCGCAGTAATGAGTTACAGCGGCTACGATATCGAAGACGCGTTGATATTAAACCGAGCGTCAATAGACCGCGGTTATGGCCGCTGTCTGGTCTATAAAAACGCTAAAACCACTATGAAAAGATACAGCAATCAAACATCAGATAGAATCCTGGGTCCCTCGAGAGACGCTAACACGGGCAAAGTCATTAAAGCACACGATATACTCGATACAGATGGAATAGCAGCACCCGGAGAGATGGTCGAAAATAGACAAGTTCTGATTAACAAGCAAATGCCACCAGCAACTCTGAACCCGATAAGCCAAGGTCAACCACAGCAAATAGACTATAAAGACGTCCCTATCACGTATAAGGGTCCAGTTGAGTCGTACATAGAAAAAGTCATGGTGTCGTCTAATTCAGAGGACGCGTTTCTCATTAAAATACTCTTGAGACAGACAAGGGTTCCGGAAATAGGGgacaaatttagttccagACACGGGCAGAAGGGCGTGACAGGTTTAATAGTGCAGCAGGAGGATATGCCTTTCAATGATAGAGGGATTTGTCCGGATATGATAATGAACCCTCATGGATTCCCGTCCCGTATGACAGTGGGCAAAACTATTGAACTTTTAGCTGGAAAGGCTGGTCTCATGGAAGGCAAATTTCATTACG GAACGGCATTTGGCGGATCTAAGGTTCGAGATGTGTGTCAAGAGCTGGAGAAGCATGGTTACAATTATCACGGGAAGGACATCTTTTATTCTGGGGTAACAGGCGAACCTCTTGAGGCTTACATTTATTCTGGCCCA GTTTACTATCAGAAGCTTAAACATATGGTTCAAGACAAAATGCACGCGCGCGCTCGCGGTCCGCGTGCAGTCCTCACAAGGCAACCCACGGAAGGACGGTCAAGGGATGGAGGGTTGCGACTCGGGGAGATGGAAAGGGACTGTCTTATTGGATATGGAGCGAG TATGCTTTTAATGGAGCGACTAATGTTCGCGTCAGATGCATTCAGTGCGTCGATTTGCGGAGCTTGCGGTCGTCTCGCGAGTCGTGCCTGGTGCCACGCCTGTCGCTCTTCGGGTGCGGTCGCAGCTGTCGAAATGCCTTACGCCTGTAAATTGCTCTTCCAGGAATTAGCTTCTATGAATATTGTACCACGATTAACGCTTAAGAGATATTGttga
- the LOC125053186 gene encoding sphingomyelin phosphodiesterase 4 — MENDVMSQFYAALNLPLLERTMELTRILDQSGPTKDYQALFPQLISNIFSSPANNGWGLRHLTYEQNRFEFEALINFLEPQGPLFRMCYKLLSDPQLKYNLLLNNLPLDLQMMLERGGRCPQFYSDMVTLDSNSLNIVSLALNPFDYYIFKFALHLTSNNQNSGTWEIWNSAYFALACDYLTHFLPSDPNTCILPQIPHYNGKVPLVAPLQSVNRPLGSPSLLLVPDLSGISNQHPSSQNQSRNEIWRSETVLQVFIDIWMSVEHFDMRNIEMYQRNYTGTFSSPERVRLVRVVIKQIYSYSSKYNSDPAIRSSALRKYAKQIMCSRAYQYVKHLVSTWPLDASFRLVMELWLSLIQPWRYTNTVSQNRFSHMNRNQDEGSSAGFDPTYIQFVAENFPSYICILQLMLPRFMRLDLTTYKNAVMLFRLGKVFSQHHLIPVLMNLEKAVTDSISGSMYTPNNSLNNSNLDHSYMYNGISLHKWVSIAKQAISEFNTTSTLEYDPIWTDDKKPLYVQFVKKVISAKAQSEKLLEEYRSKFKQNNQGFWSGMKQWFMISYDNEDKILLEESEKVPAYLNHCINYFTNILVLNESLPIEADPIDSSLEQSSFANSNNFSFSIAQKLRNKSTGLQYTGDPDLMPIMSYENTILVRFLYQLATKLNEMYEDDFMRWWNRDGFWGYAVREVLQKPLTVQTYMKDTVNHKNIVLKELPPRLSLRRLASNVFIVWFTIGYFAFRFLSYSGFFYVFFLIMMFCFIVLTKASLKMFKILKS; from the exons atggaaaATGATGTTATG aGTCAGTTTTATGCAGCATTAAATTTACCATTATTAGAGAGAACAATGGAATTGACAAGAATATTAGATCAGTCTGGACCTACTAAAGATTATCAAGCCTTATTTCCACAGctaattagtaatattttttcttcacCTGCCAACAATGGATGGGGTCTAAGACATTTAACTTATGAACAAAATAGATTTGAATTTGAAGCATTAATAAATTTCCTAGAACCCCAGGGACCACTTTTCAGAATGTGTTATAAGCTTTTATCAGATCCACAGTTAAAATACAAccttttactaaataatttaccA TTAGATCTACAAATGATGTTAGAAAGAGGTGGAAGGTGTCCACAATTTTACTCTGATATGGTGACATTAGACTCTAACTCCCTGAACATAGTTTCTTTGGCTCTGA ATCCTTTTGACTATTATATATTCAAGTTTGCTCTCCATTTAACAAGTAATAACCAAAACAGTGGTACATGGGAGATTTGGAACAGTGCATATTTTGCATTGGCTTGTGATTATCTGACACATTTCTTACCATCTGACcctaatacatgtattttacCCCAGATTCCACATTATAATGGAAAGGTACCTTTAGTTGCACCACTCCAATCTGTTAATAG ACCTCTAGGCTCACCCTCATTGCTTCTGGTACCTGATCTATCTGGTATCAGTAATCAGCACCCATCTTCTCAGAATCAGTCGAGAAATGAAATATGGAGATCTGAAACTGTGTTGCaagtttttattgatatttggATGAGTGTTGAACACTTTGACATGAGAAATATTGAA ATGTACCAAAGAAATTATACAGGAACATTCTCTAGTCCTGAGAGAGTTCGATTAGTGCGTGTTgtcataaaacaaatatattcatattcaTCAAAGTATAACTCTGACCCTGCCATACGATCTTCAGCGTTACGTAAATACGCTAAACAAATAATGTGCTCTCGGGCATATCAATATGTGAAGCACTTGGTGTCGACGTGGCCTTTGGATGCCTCTTTTAGGCTCGTTATGGAACTTTGGCTAAGCCTGATTCAACCTTGGAGATACACTAATACTGTTTCACAAAATAG ATTTTCTCATATGAATCGTAATCAAGATGAAGGTTCAAGTGCAGGTTTTGATCCAACTTATATACAATTTGTCGCTGAGAACTTCCCTTCATACATTTGTATACTGCAACTTATGTTACCGAGATTCATGAGACTGGATTTGACTACTTATAAAAATGCGGTGATGCTGTTCAGATTAGGAAAG GTCTTTTCACAGCACCATTTAATACCTGTGTTGATGAATTTGGAGAAAGCCGTCACAGATAGTATATCAGGGTCAATGTATACTCCAAATAACAGTTTGAACAACTCAAACCTAGATCACAG TTACATGTACAACGGTATATCACTTCATAAATGGGTGTCGATTGCGAAACAAGCGATATCAGAGTTCAACACGACATCGACCTTAGAATACGACCCCATTTGGACTGATGATAAAAAACCACTTTACGTGCAATTTGTTAAGAAAGTTATCTCAGCGAAGGCCCAATCAGAGAAATTGCTGGAGGAATATAGAAGCAAATTTAAGCAGAATAATCAAG GCTTCTGGTCTGGTATGAAACAATGGTTTATGATAAGTTATGACAATGAGGATAAAATTCTGTTAGAGGAATCAGAAAAAGTTCCCGCATATTTGAACCATTGCATCAACTATTTCACAAATATACTTgtt CTAAATGAATCACTGCCAATAGAAGCGGACCCGATCGACAGTTCACTGGAGCAATCGTCCTTCGCTAATTCAAATAACTTCTCGTTTTCTATTGCACAaaaa CTGAGAAATAAATCAACTGGCCTACAGTATACCGGCGATCCGGACCTCATGCCCATTATGTCATATGAAAATACAATACTAGTGCGCTTTTTGTACCAACTCGCTACAAAGCTGAATGAAATG tatGAAGACGATTTTATGAGGTGGTGGAATCGAGATGGTTTTTGGGGTTATGCCGTTAGGGAAGTGTTGCAAAAACCTTTGACGGTACAAACTTACATGAAAGACACGGTCAATCATAAAAACATTGTACTAAAAGAACTCCCACCTCGACTGTCTTTGAGAAGATTAGCGTCCAACGTTTTTATAGTCTGGTTTACTATAGGATATTTtgcatttagatttttatcatACAGTGGATTTTTCTATGTGTTTTTCCTGATCatgatgttttgttttattgtattaactaAAGCCTCATtgaaaatgttcaaaattttgaaatcttaa